One stretch of Clavelina lepadiformis chromosome 6, kaClaLepa1.1, whole genome shotgun sequence DNA includes these proteins:
- the LOC143462617 gene encoding uncharacterized protein LOC143462617 yields the protein MKYRVLIVLIASELLFAGLASSSNRVCQECADECDFPVEGTACRDCVINRCRDNMSICGQHPFQLQEQCLDEPCYTMHMVDTPTWVICVDEQGKILSNHTCCWWGEK from the exons ATGAAATATCGAGTCCTCATCGTTCTTATTGCTAGTG AGTTGTTATTTGCTGGTCTGGCATCAAGCT CAAACAGGGTTTGCCAAGAGTGCGCTGATGAGTGCGACTTCCCCGTGGAGGGGACCGCTTGCAGAGACTGCGTCATCAACAGATGCCGGGACAATATGA GTATATGCGGACAGCATCCGTTTCAACTTCAAGAACAATGCCTTGATGAACCATGCTACACAATGCACATGGTGGACACACCTACCTGGGTTATCTGTGTGGACGAACAAGGAAAAATACTTTCCAACCACACGTGCTGTTGGTGGGGAGAAAAGTAA